The proteins below come from a single Psychrobacter sp. PL19 genomic window:
- a CDS encoding ankyrin repeat domain-containing protein — MKLVYKMSASVITAAMLLTGCSSLNTDSNMNKDDIVQASQVAPIVQTDYRFSAAENFDIANKDKLSYRMFYNEPSKGADAKWFDAIKHGDLATVKYMANNGQDLEVKDTGNLNQTALGWAAFIGYEDIVDYLINQGASLQATDKGDVYNVLKSSALGKNTNVVKKVYNLLNAEKPVDLNDQTLEGDGETLIMVAASNNRLETVKYLLSKGANPNLVATTKDKKMGSYNQGAYSYACTRGHVKMQQLLSENGAINHRTGKASCE, encoded by the coding sequence ATGAAACTCGTCTATAAAATGAGCGCATCAGTTATCACGGCTGCGATGCTGCTAACCGGATGCTCAAGTCTTAATACTGATAGCAATATGAACAAGGATGATATTGTTCAAGCATCTCAAGTGGCCCCTATCGTGCAAACAGATTATCGCTTCAGCGCTGCGGAAAACTTCGATATCGCTAACAAAGACAAGCTTTCTTATCGTATGTTTTATAATGAGCCCAGCAAAGGTGCAGATGCTAAGTGGTTTGATGCGATAAAACACGGCGACCTAGCGACCGTTAAATATATGGCAAACAACGGCCAAGATTTGGAAGTTAAAGATACTGGCAATCTTAATCAGACCGCGCTAGGCTGGGCGGCATTTATCGGCTATGAAGATATCGTAGATTATTTAATTAACCAAGGCGCTAGCTTGCAAGCGACGGATAAAGGCGATGTCTATAATGTCCTAAAATCTTCTGCGCTGGGAAAAAACACTAATGTGGTCAAAAAAGTATACAACTTATTAAATGCTGAAAAGCCAGTAGATTTAAATGATCAGACCCTAGAAGGTGACGGCGAAACCCTGATTATGGTTGCCGCTAGTAATAATCGCTTAGAGACTGTGAAATACTTGCTATCGAAAGGGGCCAATCCAAATCTCGTTGCCACTACCAAAGATAAGAAGATGGGCTCGTATAACCAAGGTGCCTACTCATATGCTTGCACACGCGGTCACGTGAAGATGCAACAGCTGCTGTCAGAAAATGGGGCTATTAATCATCGCACTGGCAAGGCAAGCTGTGAATAA
- a CDS encoding fatty acid--CoA ligase, whose product MSNAYPSAPSAYEFPLLIKQLLNRAKTVSLDQEIIYADKKRLTYAELFTRINRLANVLEDLNLDAGDVVAVMDWDSHRYLESYFAVPMSQYILQTVNVRLSPEKVLYTINHAKPKVLMLNSEFAELVKNYQFENSSIQHIIWLDDNDMSVEGVFGDNQGRVVGEYEALLDSADSDFDFPDFDENTIATTFYTSGTTGDPKGVFFSHRQLVLHSLAEAASFGMLPNKQGVSYGDVYMPMTPMFHVHAWGFPFTATMIGLKQVYPGRYAPDTLLDLIINEKVSITHCVPTILQMVLKEAQDRDTSFNGLKMIIGGSRLTEGLAKAALAQGIEVYTGYGMSETAPLISLTDFSINEPKMSEEKDIARRCMTGKPILMVDAQVWGENNQSVATGKEHTGELVLRAPWLTQSYLKNDDAGVELWQQGYMHTQDIAYIRPDGYIKITDRLKDVIKSGGEWISSLEIETILSLHPSVADVSVIGIRDPQWGERPLALVVLKPDCQETSSDDIKAIADQAVSKGIIPKYGVPSEFKFVDELPKTSVGKHDKKLMREMYGNQTGV is encoded by the coding sequence ATGTCAAACGCTTATCCCAGTGCACCATCCGCCTATGAGTTTCCACTACTCATCAAACAACTATTAAATCGTGCCAAAACGGTGTCACTAGATCAAGAAATCATTTATGCCGACAAAAAACGCTTAACGTACGCAGAGTTATTTACTCGTATCAATCGTTTGGCGAATGTCCTAGAAGACTTGAACCTTGACGCTGGCGATGTGGTTGCAGTCATGGATTGGGACAGTCATCGTTATTTAGAATCGTATTTTGCCGTGCCGATGTCGCAATATATTTTACAAACCGTTAATGTTCGCCTGTCACCAGAAAAAGTGCTTTACACCATCAATCATGCCAAGCCTAAAGTTCTAATGCTTAACTCTGAGTTTGCTGAGCTAGTGAAGAATTACCAGTTTGAAAACTCTAGTATTCAGCACATTATTTGGCTAGATGATAATGATATGAGCGTTGAAGGGGTGTTTGGTGACAATCAAGGCCGCGTAGTCGGTGAGTATGAAGCGTTATTAGACAGTGCTGACAGTGATTTTGACTTTCCTGATTTCGACGAAAATACGATTGCCACTACCTTTTATACCTCAGGTACCACCGGCGACCCTAAGGGTGTATTCTTTAGCCATCGTCAATTGGTATTGCACAGTTTGGCAGAAGCGGCGTCATTTGGTATGTTGCCGAACAAGCAGGGCGTTAGCTATGGCGATGTCTATATGCCCATGACGCCGATGTTTCATGTACACGCATGGGGCTTTCCTTTTACCGCAACCATGATTGGGCTAAAGCAAGTGTATCCGGGTCGCTACGCGCCAGACACCTTACTAGATCTAATCATCAATGAGAAGGTAAGTATTACTCACTGTGTACCGACAATTTTGCAGATGGTGCTCAAAGAAGCGCAAGACCGTGATACCAGCTTTAATGGGCTAAAAATGATTATTGGTGGCTCAAGATTAACTGAAGGTTTAGCGAAAGCGGCACTGGCGCAAGGTATCGAGGTTTACACGGGTTATGGTATGTCTGAGACCGCACCGTTGATCAGCTTAACGGATTTCAGTATTAATGAGCCTAAGATGAGCGAAGAAAAAGATATCGCTCGTCGCTGTATGACCGGTAAGCCAATATTGATGGTTGATGCCCAAGTTTGGGGTGAGAACAATCAGTCGGTTGCTACTGGTAAAGAGCATACCGGCGAGTTGGTGCTACGCGCGCCTTGGCTGACCCAAAGTTATCTCAAAAATGATGATGCGGGCGTTGAGCTGTGGCAACAGGGCTATATGCATACTCAAGATATTGCCTACATACGTCCTGATGGTTATATTAAGATTACTGATCGTCTCAAAGACGTGATTAAATCTGGTGGTGAATGGATTTCGTCTCTAGAAATTGAGACTATTCTGTCCTTGCATCCGTCAGTAGCTGACGTGTCAGTGATTGGTATTCGGGACCCACAATGGGGTGAGCGTCCGTTAGCATTAGTAGTGCTTAAGCCGGACTGCCAGGAGACCAGTAGTGACGATATTAAGGCTATTGCCGATCAGGCTGTTAGTAAGGGCATTATTCCTAAATATGGCGTACCTAGCGAGTTTAAGTTCGTTGATGAACTGCCCAAAACCTCTGTTGGCAAGCATGATAAAAAGTTGATGCGAGAGATGTATGGTAATCAAACGGGAGTGTAG
- a CDS encoding enoyl-CoA hydratase, translated as MTDYTNLNLSIDGHVATLTLNNPPAHTWTMDSLQALKQLMTDLNANDEVYALIIHGDGEKFFSAGADLNNFSDGDKGRAVSMAIAFGEAFEALSAYRGVSIAVINGYAMGGGLECALACDIRIAEDHAQMALPETGVGLLPCAGGTQNLAWLVGEGWAKRMILCGERVDAATALRIGLVEEVVEKGTGLQAAQALALKAAKQSPVAVSHSKTLIQAARHTPPAQNLICEREAFVKLFDTMDQREGVQAFLEKRAPNWQNK; from the coding sequence ATGACGGACTATACCAATCTTAACCTGTCGATTGATGGCCACGTTGCCACTTTAACATTGAATAATCCACCGGCTCATACCTGGACAATGGACAGTCTGCAGGCACTCAAGCAGTTGATGACTGACCTCAATGCCAATGATGAGGTGTATGCATTAATCATTCATGGTGATGGCGAAAAGTTCTTTTCAGCCGGTGCGGATCTCAATAATTTTTCTGATGGCGATAAAGGACGTGCAGTCAGTATGGCGATTGCTTTTGGTGAGGCCTTTGAGGCCTTGTCGGCTTATCGCGGGGTCAGCATTGCAGTCATTAACGGCTATGCAATGGGCGGCGGACTTGAATGTGCGCTAGCTTGTGATATCCGTATCGCTGAAGACCATGCACAGATGGCGTTACCAGAAACGGGCGTTGGCTTATTACCGTGCGCAGGTGGCACTCAAAACTTAGCGTGGTTGGTCGGTGAAGGTTGGGCCAAGCGCATGATCTTGTGCGGTGAGCGGGTGGATGCCGCAACCGCGCTACGTATTGGTCTAGTCGAAGAAGTGGTTGAAAAAGGTACAGGGCTACAAGCGGCACAAGCCTTAGCTTTAAAAGCTGCTAAGCAATCACCAGTTGCCGTCAGTCATTCTAAGACTCTGATTCAAGCCGCTCGTCACACGCCGCCTGCACAGAATCTAATCTGTGAGCGTGAAGCGTTTGTGAAGTTATTTGATACCATGGATCAACGTGAAGGGGTTCAGGCATTCTTAGAAAAACGCGCCCCCAATTGGCAAAATAAATAG
- a CDS encoding MFS transporter → MPDSNSPSWALKLTISLIGMFAFLQVYSIQAILPVLMVDFDATEVQAGMIVGATVMAIAIMSPFLGMLSDAVGRKPFIVGALLFLAIPTALIAQSPSIGWLGLWRFMQGLSVPGITVVTIAYIGEEFKGRAVTELMSFYVSGSVLGGFMGRFLLGHLHEFIGWRYGYYVMAAMTLIGALWVSKMLPASRCFEANPNFRSATQTLGEHLTNRYVVTACLLGACVLFSLVGCFTFINLHLAKTPYELSTGQLANIFAVYLIGVVITPLSTKLLRRFGAARTVRVAVVVSMVGVLLTQVTPLWGIIVGLAIMSSGVFITQAATISYIAVNVNKGRSLASGLYYMGYYAGGTMGAWLCGLAYARGEWKLTVWLLLFVQVLALVVASFGMVKTKTRATST, encoded by the coding sequence ATGCCTGATTCTAATTCACCTTCGTGGGCCCTAAAGCTCACCATCAGTCTTATTGGAATGTTTGCCTTTTTGCAGGTATATTCTATCCAAGCAATACTACCGGTATTGATGGTGGATTTTGATGCTACTGAAGTGCAAGCGGGCATGATTGTCGGAGCGACAGTGATGGCCATTGCGATCATGTCGCCGTTTCTAGGTATGCTATCTGATGCGGTTGGGCGTAAGCCATTTATTGTGGGCGCGTTATTGTTTTTAGCGATACCCACTGCCTTAATTGCTCAGAGTCCCAGTATTGGTTGGCTGGGACTGTGGCGATTTATGCAGGGCCTATCAGTACCTGGTATTACGGTAGTGACCATTGCCTATATTGGGGAAGAGTTTAAAGGGCGAGCCGTCACAGAATTGATGTCATTTTATGTTTCAGGCTCAGTACTCGGCGGCTTTATGGGTCGTTTTTTGCTGGGGCATCTACATGAATTTATTGGCTGGCGCTATGGCTATTATGTGATGGCGGCAATGACCTTGATAGGTGCGCTATGGGTGAGTAAAATGCTGCCAGCGTCGCGCTGCTTTGAAGCCAATCCGAACTTTCGTTCAGCGACCCAAACGCTCGGCGAGCACCTAACCAACCGTTATGTGGTAACGGCCTGCTTGCTTGGCGCCTGTGTGTTGTTCTCCTTAGTAGGTTGCTTTACCTTTATCAATCTACACCTCGCCAAGACCCCTTATGAGCTGAGCACTGGACAGTTGGCTAATATATTTGCCGTGTATCTGATTGGGGTAGTCATCACCCCATTATCCACGAAATTGCTACGTCGCTTTGGGGCAGCGCGCACTGTTCGAGTAGCAGTAGTGGTATCAATGGTTGGTGTGTTATTGACACAAGTTACGCCACTGTGGGGCATTATTGTGGGACTTGCTATCATGTCATCAGGGGTGTTTATTACTCAAGCGGCGACCATCAGTTATATCGCGGTTAATGTTAACAAGGGCCGATCACTAGCCTCTGGTTTGTATTACATGGGCTATTATGCAGGCGGTACAATGGGCGCATGGCTGTGTGGATTAGCGTATGCGCGCGGAGAATGGAAGTTAACAGTGTGGCTATTGTTATTTGTACAAGTGTTGGCATTAGTCGTCGCCAGTTTTGGAATGGTTAAAACCAAAACCCGCGCCACTTCTACTTAA
- a CDS encoding acyl-CoA dehydrogenase family protein: protein MDFSLTDDQVAFRQTARQFALKELKPHAAEWDRNSHFPVDVIKKTGDLGFLGLYTNPDYGGLGLPRLDSAIIFEELAWGDTSVASYMSIHNMVAWMIGEYGSAALCEQYIPKMVSGEWLGSYCLTEAGAGSDAASLRTKADKQGDYYVLNGEKAFISGAGETDVLVVMARTGGSGPKGVSAFVVDAHSDGIEYGKNEQKMGWKAQPTRTISFKDVKVPAANLIGEEGQGFRIAMKGLDGGRINIGICAVGTAQAALETATNYVKERSQFGSPIAELQSVQFKLADMLTQTITARQMLYLASSKVDENDPQASAYCAMAKRLSTDLSFDVANEALQLHGGYGYLNEYPLERHVRDLRVHQILEGTNEIMRVIISRQLLQDDGLSNLR from the coding sequence ATGGATTTTTCATTAACCGACGATCAAGTTGCCTTTAGGCAGACCGCCAGACAGTTTGCACTCAAAGAGCTTAAGCCCCATGCTGCTGAGTGGGATCGTAATTCTCATTTTCCAGTCGATGTGATTAAAAAAACTGGGGATCTTGGTTTTTTAGGGCTTTATACCAATCCAGATTATGGTGGCTTAGGGTTACCGCGCTTAGATTCTGCTATTATTTTTGAAGAACTGGCATGGGGTGACACGTCGGTCGCGTCTTACATGAGTATCCATAATATGGTGGCATGGATGATCGGTGAGTATGGTAGTGCGGCGTTATGTGAGCAATATATTCCTAAGATGGTTAGCGGCGAGTGGCTAGGCAGCTATTGTCTAACCGAAGCTGGCGCCGGTTCTGATGCGGCGTCTTTGCGTACCAAAGCGGACAAGCAAGGCGACTATTATGTGCTAAATGGTGAAAAAGCCTTTATTTCAGGCGCAGGCGAGACCGATGTATTGGTAGTTATGGCACGCACCGGCGGTAGTGGACCAAAAGGGGTTTCAGCATTCGTGGTTGATGCCCATAGTGACGGTATTGAGTACGGCAAAAATGAGCAAAAAATGGGCTGGAAAGCACAGCCAACCCGTACTATTAGCTTTAAAGATGTCAAGGTACCAGCAGCGAACTTAATAGGCGAAGAAGGACAAGGCTTTCGTATTGCTATGAAAGGTCTCGATGGCGGACGTATTAATATTGGCATTTGTGCGGTAGGTACAGCGCAAGCAGCGCTTGAAACTGCGACCAACTATGTCAAAGAACGTAGCCAGTTTGGCAGCCCGATTGCCGAGCTACAGTCGGTACAGTTTAAGCTTGCCGATATGCTCACTCAAACGATTACCGCACGGCAAATGCTATATCTAGCGTCCAGCAAAGTTGATGAGAATGATCCGCAAGCCTCAGCTTATTGTGCTATGGCTAAGCGCTTATCAACCGATCTCAGCTTTGATGTGGCAAATGAAGCCTTACAACTGCACGGCGGTTATGGCTATCTGAATGAATACCCACTTGAACGTCATGTTCGTGATTTACGTGTCCATCAAATATTAGAAGGTACCAACGAAATCATGCGGGTGATTATCTCACGTCAGCTATTACAAGACGATGGCCTCAGCAATTTGCGCTAG
- a CDS encoding CoA-acylating methylmalonate-semialdehyde dehydrogenase encodes MHHVQQLINGQFTKSATSEWLDITDPATQEVIAKVPQTTDDEINQAVAAAKTAFQTWRKTPITTRARIFLRYQALIREHMEELAEILTAEQGKTIADARGDVFRGLEVVEHAAGIANLQIGDYVENVASGVDTYSVWQPLGVCAGITPFNFPAMIPLWMFPMAIATGNTFILKPSEQDPMVTMRLVELAIEAGVPEGVLNVVHGGKATVDAICDHPDIKAVSFVGSTAVGKHVYERASQSGKRAQCMMGAKNHAVILPDANKEQTMNQLAGAAFGAAGQRCMALSVVVLVGAAGEWVDDIKAKAEGLVLSAGKHDKDLGPLISPAAKVRVEHLIATGVEEGASLVLDGRGVTVEGYEKGNFVGPTIFDNVTNDMQIYQQEIFGPVLCIMRADSLDEAIELLNANPHGNGTAIFTQSGAAAHKFQQDIEVGQIGINLPIPVPLPMFSFSGSRASKLGDLGPYGKQAVQFYTQTKTVTARWFDDEASRGKVNTTISM; translated from the coding sequence ATGCATCACGTCCAACAACTTATCAACGGCCAGTTTACCAAATCAGCTACTAGCGAGTGGCTTGATATCACTGATCCCGCAACTCAAGAAGTCATTGCCAAGGTTCCGCAAACCACAGATGACGAAATCAATCAAGCTGTTGCCGCCGCGAAGACCGCTTTTCAAACCTGGCGTAAAACCCCCATTACCACTCGTGCCCGTATTTTTTTAAGATACCAAGCCCTAATCCGTGAGCATATGGAAGAACTGGCAGAAATCCTGACCGCTGAGCAAGGCAAAACAATCGCCGATGCCCGTGGTGATGTGTTTCGTGGCTTAGAAGTGGTTGAGCATGCGGCTGGCATCGCCAATTTACAAATTGGCGACTACGTCGAAAACGTCGCTTCTGGCGTTGATACCTATAGTGTTTGGCAGCCATTAGGCGTCTGTGCAGGTATCACTCCGTTCAACTTCCCAGCGATGATTCCGTTATGGATGTTCCCAATGGCTATTGCTACTGGCAACACCTTTATCCTCAAACCTTCTGAACAAGATCCAATGGTTACTATGCGCTTAGTAGAGCTAGCCATAGAAGCTGGCGTTCCTGAAGGCGTGTTAAACGTGGTTCATGGCGGCAAAGCAACGGTCGATGCTATCTGTGATCATCCGGATATCAAAGCGGTATCTTTTGTGGGTTCTACTGCAGTGGGCAAACATGTCTATGAGCGTGCCAGTCAATCAGGTAAGCGCGCGCAATGTATGATGGGCGCAAAAAACCACGCAGTTATCTTGCCGGATGCTAACAAAGAACAAACCATGAACCAATTGGCAGGTGCCGCCTTTGGGGCTGCTGGTCAGCGTTGTATGGCGTTATCAGTAGTGGTGTTGGTCGGCGCAGCAGGCGAATGGGTTGACGATATCAAAGCCAAAGCAGAAGGCTTAGTGCTCTCAGCGGGTAAACATGATAAAGACTTAGGCCCATTGATATCGCCTGCTGCCAAAGTGCGCGTAGAGCATCTGATTGCGACTGGTGTGGAGGAGGGCGCAAGCTTAGTGCTTGATGGTCGTGGTGTCACGGTTGAAGGTTATGAGAAGGGTAACTTCGTTGGGCCAACTATCTTTGATAATGTCACCAATGACATGCAAATTTATCAGCAAGAAATATTTGGCCCCGTACTATGCATCATGCGTGCTGATAGCCTAGATGAGGCGATAGAGCTGCTCAATGCCAATCCACATGGTAACGGTACTGCTATCTTTACCCAATCAGGGGCGGCGGCGCATAAATTCCAACAAGATATTGAAGTTGGACAAATCGGCATTAACTTACCAATTCCTGTGCCTCTACCGATGTTTTCTTTCTCAGGCTCACGTGCCAGTAAGCTTGGTGACCTCGGTCCTTATGGCAAGCAAGCGGTACAGTTTTATACCCAAACGAAGACCGTGACTGCACGTTGGTTTGATGATGAGGCCAGCCGTGGTAAAGTTAATACGACTATTTCGATGTAA
- a CDS encoding Rrf2 family transcriptional regulator, which produces MRLTNYSDYALRSLIYLAVKPERGVLANISDIAHSYDISKSHLTKIIHQLGQLGYIHSVRGKNGGIRLARDPKDINLGVLIKQIEPDFDLVECFATTLPNTDNSINGITGSTNHDTTYDNSYGEANTPGLPLTLIDETAVKGQNAKAGCAISPACQLKGVFFEALTAFITVLEGYTLADIISNEVELASLLS; this is translated from the coding sequence ATGCGTCTGACCAACTATAGTGATTATGCACTGCGCTCGTTGATTTATTTGGCGGTCAAGCCTGAGCGGGGAGTGCTTGCTAATATCAGCGACATTGCGCACAGCTACGATATCTCTAAAAGTCATTTAACCAAGATTATTCATCAGCTTGGACAGTTGGGTTATATTCATAGTGTGCGCGGTAAGAATGGCGGTATTCGGCTGGCACGTGATCCTAAAGATATTAATTTGGGCGTATTGATAAAGCAAATTGAGCCAGATTTTGACTTGGTAGAATGTTTTGCCACGACCTTACCCAACACTGATAATTCTATTAATGGCATCACTGGCAGCACTAATCATGATACGACTTATGATAATAGCTATGGTGAGGCTAATACTCCAGGATTGCCTCTGACGCTTATCGATGAAACAGCCGTAAAGGGGCAGAATGCCAAAGCGGGCTGCGCTATTAGTCCGGCCTGTCAGTTGAAAGGGGTGTTTTTTGAAGCGTTAACGGCTTTTATTACCGTGCTTGAAGGTTACACGCTGGCAGATATTATCAGTAACGAAGTTGAGCTTGCGAGTTTGTTATCGTGA
- a CDS encoding propionate--CoA ligase produces the protein MSEHASNKISNQVSNQNSENPVTTEQAPTFSELYHSSINDRQQFWAEQAKRIYWHKEPEQILDDSNLPFAKWFVGGETNLCYNCVDRHLPERAEQDAFIWLSSEVNQELIETYPAIVDAFSDLGNSVEFYTDYTKRRLTYNELYKEVNYFADVLQRHGIGEGDRVIIYMPMILEAAYAMLACARIGAIHSVVFGGFAAHNLAIRMDDAEAKVVVTVDAGLRGGKVINYKSLVNQGVEQATIKPEHVIVVDRGILPFKPQALDIDYATERRVSCEANAVVEPVWLESNTPSYLLYTSGTTGTPKGVQRDTGGHAVALTTSMDYIYDGKAGETFWAISDIGWAVGHSYTIYAPLLAGMTSVMYEGLPHRPNPGIWWRIVEANKVNILFTAPTGVRMLKKQDETWMTRYDVSSLKSFFLAGEPLDESTANWLAKHLGVPILDHYWQTESGWPILSNTPKFDHKPHKQGSPGYPMYGYDAHVINEETGERCAAGEKGLLAISAPLPPGCLTTVWRNDERFIDSYFSLFDGNEYSTSDYAVTDEDGYFHILGRTDDVINVAGHRLGTQEIEEAISTHPEMAECAVVGIHDELKGELPIAFCVLRDHEQVATTENRFRLEQQIIGAVVKSLGGIARPAAVYFPQALPKTRSGKILRRAIRALAEDKPTGDMSTLDNPTAIDAVKQAMKDY, from the coding sequence ATGAGCGAGCACGCCTCTAATAAAATCAGCAATCAAGTCTCTAATCAAAACTCTGAAAATCCAGTAACTACTGAGCAAGCACCTACCTTTTCTGAGTTATATCACTCCTCTATCAATGACCGTCAGCAGTTTTGGGCGGAACAAGCCAAGCGCATTTATTGGCACAAAGAGCCAGAGCAAATCCTTGATGACAGTAATTTGCCCTTTGCCAAGTGGTTCGTCGGCGGAGAGACCAACCTATGCTATAACTGCGTTGATCGCCATTTACCTGAGCGCGCTGAACAAGACGCTTTTATTTGGCTGTCCTCAGAAGTTAATCAAGAGTTGATAGAGACTTATCCAGCGATTGTTGATGCTTTTAGCGACTTAGGCAACAGCGTTGAGTTTTATACTGACTATACTAAGCGCCGTCTGACTTATAACGAGCTTTACAAAGAAGTCAATTATTTTGCAGATGTATTACAGCGTCATGGTATTGGTGAGGGTGATCGGGTCATCATCTATATGCCGATGATTTTAGAAGCCGCTTATGCCATGTTAGCTTGTGCGCGTATTGGCGCTATTCATTCGGTGGTATTTGGTGGTTTTGCTGCGCATAACTTGGCCATTCGTATGGACGATGCCGAGGCAAAAGTGGTCGTCACTGTTGATGCCGGCTTACGCGGTGGTAAGGTCATTAATTATAAAAGCCTGGTCAATCAAGGCGTCGAGCAAGCGACTATCAAGCCTGAACATGTGATAGTCGTTGATCGCGGTATTTTACCCTTTAAACCACAGGCGTTAGATATTGACTATGCAACTGAGCGCCGTGTCAGCTGCGAAGCCAATGCTGTTGTTGAGCCAGTCTGGTTAGAGTCTAATACGCCCTCATATTTGCTTTATACCTCTGGTACCACAGGTACGCCAAAAGGGGTGCAGCGTGACACCGGTGGTCATGCCGTGGCGCTAACTACCTCGATGGACTATATCTATGACGGTAAGGCTGGCGAGACCTTTTGGGCGATATCAGATATTGGCTGGGCAGTTGGTCATTCTTATACTATTTATGCGCCGTTACTTGCTGGCATGACCAGCGTCATGTATGAAGGGTTACCACATCGCCCAAATCCAGGTATCTGGTGGCGTATCGTGGAAGCCAATAAGGTGAACATTTTGTTTACTGCACCTACGGGTGTGCGGATGCTCAAAAAACAAGATGAAACTTGGATGACTCGCTATGATGTTTCTAGTCTCAAGTCGTTCTTCTTAGCGGGTGAGCCTCTTGATGAATCAACGGCCAATTGGCTTGCTAAGCATTTGGGCGTGCCAATTTTAGATCATTACTGGCAAACCGAGTCGGGCTGGCCCATTTTGAGTAACACCCCAAAATTTGATCATAAACCGCACAAGCAGGGATCGCCTGGTTATCCTATGTATGGCTATGACGCCCATGTTATTAATGAGGAAACCGGCGAACGTTGCGCTGCAGGTGAAAAAGGGTTACTGGCGATTAGTGCACCATTACCACCGGGCTGCTTGACGACTGTCTGGCGCAATGATGAGCGCTTTATTGATAGCTACTTTAGCTTGTTTGATGGCAATGAGTATTCTACCTCAGATTATGCAGTCACTGATGAGGACGGCTATTTCCATATTCTTGGTCGCACAGATGATGTCATCAATGTCGCTGGACACCGACTGGGCACCCAAGAAATCGAAGAGGCCATCAGTACTCATCCAGAAATGGCGGAATGTGCGGTAGTTGGCATTCATGATGAGTTAAAGGGCGAGTTACCTATCGCGTTTTGTGTGTTAAGAGATCACGAGCAAGTTGCAACCACTGAAAATCGCTTTCGTCTTGAGCAACAAATTATTGGTGCCGTTGTTAAGTCCCTTGGCGGTATTGCCCGTCCAGCGGCTGTGTATTTCCCGCAGGCGCTACCCAAGACCCGCTCGGGTAAAATATTACGCCGCGCTATTCGGGCCTTAGCAGAAGATAAACCAACCGGCGATATGTCAACCCTTGATAATCCAACCGCAATTGATGCGGTGAAGCAGGCTATGAAAGATTATTAA